In Malus sylvestris chromosome 15, drMalSylv7.2, whole genome shotgun sequence, a single genomic region encodes these proteins:
- the LOC126602389 gene encoding uncharacterized protein LOC126602389, producing MMGGICSRKQNQPVIEDGVCRAVSRRYGKSSSSKWLTNSSFRPTVEQPPGGAGTCPSLLELCIYKICQSIDKYSSFSMLPRDVSQQIFNELVCSNSLTDVSLEAFRDCALEDIGLGEYPDVKDSWMGVISSQGSSLLSVDLSGSEVTDSGLALLKGCSNLQALAYNYCDHVSEQGLKHISGLSNLTSLSFKRSDAISAEGMRAFSGLLNLEKLDLERCSAIHGGFVHLKGLKKLKSLNVRCCRCITDSDLKTISGLIDLNELQLSNCNITDSGISYLKGLHKLRMLNLEGCNVTASCLQSISALVALAYLNLNRCSLSDEGCDKFSGLTNLKVLSLGFNEITDACLMYLKGLTSLESLNLDSCKIGDEGLANLAGLTLLKNLELSDTEVGSNGLRHLSGLKNLESLNLSFTLVTDSGLKRLSGLTSLKSLNLDARQITDAGLAAITSLTGLTHLDLFGARISDSGANHLKYFKNLQSLEICGGGLTDAGVKNIKDLVCLTWLNISQNCNLTNKSLELISGLTALVSLNVSNSRITNEGLQHLKPLKNLRSLTLESCKVTASEIRKLQSDALPNLVSFRPE from the exons ATGATGGGGGGAATTTGTTCAAGAAAGCAAAACCAACCGGTCATTGAAGATGGCGTCTGCAGAGCTGTGTCTAGAAGATACGGTAAAAGTAGCAGTTCAAAATGGTTGACCAATTCATCTTTTCGACCCACTGTAGAGCAGCCTCCAGGAGGAGCAGGGACTTGCCCATCTCTCTTGGAATTATGCATTTATAAAATATGCCAG AGCATTGACAAATATAGCTCGTTTTCGATGCTGCCAAGGGATGTTAGTCAACAAATCTTCAACGAATTGGTCTGTTCCAATTCGCTTACTGATGTTTCTCTTGAAGCTTTTAGAGATTGTGCCCTCGAG GATATTGGTTTGGGGGAATACCCTGATGTGAAAGATAGTTGGATGGGTGTCATCTCTTCACAAGGTTCATCGTTACTTTCAGTTGATCTTTCTGGTTCAGAGGTGACAGATTCTGGGTTGGCTCTTCTGAAAGGTTGCTCAAACCTTCAAGCGTTAGCTTACAATTACTGTGACCATGTTTCAGAACAGGGACTTAAACACATAAGTG GTCTTTCAAACTTGACATCCTTGAGTTTTAAAAGGAGCGATGCAATAAGTGCTGAAGGGATGCGTGCTTTCTCTGGCTTACTTAACTTGGAAAAGTTGGACCTGGAGAGGTGTTCAGCCATTCATGGTGGATTTGTTCATCTTAAAG GTTTGAAGAAGCTGAAGTCTCTTAATGTAAGATGTTGTAGATGCATCACAGATTCAGATTTGAAGACCATCTCAG GACTTATTGACCTGAATGAGTTGCAGCTATCCAACTGTAACATTACTGATTCTGGCATTTCTTATTTGAAAG GCTTGCACAAGCTTAGAATGCTGAATTTAGAAGGATGCAATGTTACTGCCTCCTGTCTGCAGTCTATTTCAG CCCTTGTTGCCCTGGCGTATTTAAATCTCAACAGATGCAGTCTATCTGATGAAGGATGCGATAAGTTTTCGG GGCTTACAAACTTGAAGGTCTTGAGCTTGGGATTCAACGAGATCACAGATGCATGTTTGATGTATCTAAagg GTTTAACGAGTTTGGAGAGCTTGAACCTGGACTCCTGCAAGATAGGTGACGAGGGGCTTGCTAATTTGGCAG GGCTGACACTCTTGAAGAACTTGGAGCTATCTGATACTGAAGTTGGAAGCAACGGGCTTCGTCATCTCTCAG GTTTGAAAAATCTCGAAAGTTTGAACTTGTCGTTCACCCTAGTAACTGACAGTGGCTTGAAAAGGTTATCTGGATTGACATCTCTCAAATCACTTAATCTGGATGCTCGGCAAATTACTGATGCTGGACTTGCAGCAATTACAA GTCTTACAGGATTGACACATCTGGACCTATTTGGCGCTCGCATTTCAGATTCTGGAGCAAACCATTTAAAAT ACTTCAAGAACCTTCAATCTCTTGAAATATGCGGTGGAGGATTGACTGACGCTGGTGTGAAGAATATCAAAGATCTTGTCTGTCTGACATGGCTAAATATATCACAGAACTGCAACCTGACCAATAAATCTTTGGAATTGATTTCTG GATTGACTGCATTGGTGTCGCTGAACGTTTCAAATTCTCGCATCACCAATGAAGGATTGCAGCACTTGAAGCCTCTAAAGAATTTGCGCTCGCTGACCTTGGAATCGTGCAAGGTGACTGCTTCGGAAATCAGGAAGCTCCAGTCTGATGCCCTGCCTAATCTCGTCAGCTTTCGGCCCGAATAG
- the LOC126602387 gene encoding protein S-acyltransferase 24-like: MSSEIEVVEDEVQTRDRESASANSANNNGEANGIGEESLRNDVYTAAAYGDLEKLQRLVECEGCSVSETDGLGYYALQWAALNNRTAAAQYIIEHGGDVNATDHTGQTALHWSAVRGAIQVAELLLQEGARVNAADMYGYQATHVAAQYGQTAFLYHVVSKWNADPDVPDNDGRSPLHWAAYKGFADCIRLLLFLDAYKGRQDKEGCTPLHWAAIRGNLEACTVLVQAGKKEDLMVTDNTGLTPAQLAADKNHRQVAFFLGNARRLLDKRCDGNSRLGRISKLGLAPLLWCIIFVLLVTYTHSVIAAPNLPKLTAGSVFVAWLGVFLATSGLVLFYRCSSKDPGYIRMNVHDSQNMKDDEPLLKIEINNPALLAGNWSQLCATCKIVRPLRAKHCSTCDRCVEQFDHHCPWVSNCIGKKNKWDFFAFLFLEVLAMVFTGGVTLTRVLSDPLRPSSFGAWINYVATSHVGALSFLIVDFLLFFGVAVLTVVQASQISRNITTNEMANMMRYNYLRGPGGRFRNPYDHGIRKNCSDFLIKGYNEDVEFIEESAHDEEGIGMRHINSSNLQNGDAYPHRTNGNSHVAINVNSNSTGHHGHVHSAHCSHSNSQGKPKTENVPLGLGLGLGRNSGRSVVAS, from the exons ATGTCGTCGGAGATCGAGGTCGTCGAGGACGAGGTCCAAACCCGCGATCGCGAATCTGCCTCAGCCAATTCAGCAAACAACAATGGCGAAGCCAATGGGATTGGGGAAGAGAGTCTGCGAAACGACGTGTACACGGCAGCTGCGTACGGGGATTTGGAGAAGCTTCAGAGATTGGTGGAGTGTGAGGGTTGCTCTGTTTCCGAGACCGATGGGCTCGGCTACTATGCCCTCCAGTGGGCCGCTCTCAACAACCGCACTGCCGCCGCTCAGTATATTATTGAG CACGGAGGAGATGTGAATGCCACAGATCATACGGGGCAGACAGCATTACACTGGAGTGCAGTGCGGGGTGCAATCCAGGTTGCAGAGCTATTACTTCAAGAGGGTGCTCGGGTAAATGCTGCAGATATGTATGGCTATCAG GCTACACATGTTGCGGCTCAATATGGTCAAACAGCTTTCCTGTACCATGTTGTTTCAAAATGGAATGCTGACCCTGATGTGCCTGATAATGACGGGAGAAGCCCTTTACACTG GGCTGCTTATAAAGGTTTTGCTGATTGTATACGTCTTCTTTTATTTCTGGATGCATATAAAGGACGCCAAGATAAAGAGG GTTGCACTCCTTTGCACTGGGCTGCTATCAGGGGTAACTTGGAGGCATGCACAGTGTTGGTACAGGCTGGAAAGAAGGAGGACTTAATGGTTACAGATAACACTGGCCTTACGCCAGCACAACTTGCTGCTGATAAGAATCACAGACAAGTTGCCTTTTTCCTT GGGAATGCTAGAAGATTGCTAGACAAACGCTGTGATGGGAACAGTCGTCTTGGAAGAATTTCGAAACTAGGACTTGCGCCACTACTTTGGTGTATAATATTTGTGCTCCTGGTGACCTATACTCATTCTGTCATTGCGG CACCAAATCTGCCAAAGTTAACAGCTGGATCAGTTTTTGTTGCATGGCTAGGAGTTTTCCTAGCAACATCCGGGCTTGTTTTGTTCTATAGATGCAGCAG CAAGGATCCAGGTTACATCCGAATGAATGTCCACGATTCACAAAATATGAAGGATGAT GAGCCTCTTTTAAAGATTGAGATAAATAATCCTGCCTTGCTAGCTGGTAATTGGTCTCAGCTCTGTGCAACGTGCAAG ATTGTCAGGCCTCTTCGTGCAAAGCACTGTTCAACCTGTGATCGTTGTGTTGAACAATTTGACCACCATTGCCCTTGGGTATCCAATTGCATTGGCAAG AAAAACAAATGGGATTTCTTTGCTTTCCTTTTTCTGGAAGTTTTGGCGATGGTGTTTACTGGAGGGGTTACTCTTACGA GAGTTTTGAGCGATCCATTGAGGCCATCTTCTTTTGGAGCATGGATCAATTATGTTGCTACTAGTCATGTGGGCGCTCTTTCATTTTTGATAGTGGatttcctcctcttctttggcgTGGCAGTATTGACCGTTGTCCAAGCTTCTCag ATATCACGGAACATCACAACTAATGAAATGGCAAACATGATGCGCTATAACTACCTTAGAGGCCCAGGTGGTAGGTTCAGAAATCCGTACGATCACGGGATAAGGAAGAATTGTTCGGATTTCTTGATCAAGGGTTACAACGAAGATGTGGAATTCATTGAAGAATCAGCTCATGATGAGGAGGGTATTGGAATGAGGCATATCAATTCTTCAAACTTGCAAAATGGGGACGCCTATCCTCACCGCACAAACGGCAACAGTCATGTTGCAATCAATGTAAATTCTAATTCGACAGGACATCACGGTCACGTCCATTCTGCCCATTGCAGCCATAGCAATAGCCAGGggaaaccgaaaaccgaaaacgTTCCATTAGGCTTGGGTCTTGGTCTGGGGCGGAACAGTGGCCGATCTGTTGTAGCTTCATGA
- the LOC126602412 gene encoding histone H2A.Z-specific chaperone CHZ1-like, which translates to MELCASEKKGMWLGSFLEAMVVNTVLAAPNSLALLLLATGALMNDINTSPELTAVTGRFPFEEILKLEKPGAENKDASDTEDDEEDGDDEEVDDPEGDDAGDEDLSGDEGADKEGDPEDDPEANGDGGSDEEDDEDDDDDDGDDDDDEDEDGEEEEEEEEDEISEPPAKRRK; encoded by the exons ATGGAGTTGTGCGCCTCTGAGAAAAAGGGCATGTGGCTTGGCTCTTTTTTGGAAGCAATGGTGGTCAACACTGTCCTTGCTGCTCCCAACTCCCTTGCTCTGCTGCTCCTTGCG ACTGGGGCGCTGATGAATGATATCAATACGTCACCAGAATTGACTGCAGTCACTGGAAG GTTTCCTTTTGAAGAAATTCTGAAACTGGAAAAACCTGGTGCGGAAAACAAAGATGCTAGCGATAcagaggatgatgaagaggatGGAGATGATGAGGAGGTGGATGACCCAGAGGGTGATGATGCAGGAGATGAGGACCTCTCAGGTGACGAGGGGGCAGATAAAGAAGGGGATCCTGAGGATGACCCTGAAGCCAATGGTGACGGAGGCAGCGAtgaagaggatgatgaagatgacgacgacgatgatggtgatgatgatgatgatgaagatgaggatggagaagaagaagaggaagaagaggaggacgAGATTTCAGAGCCACCTGCCAAAAGGAGGAAGTGA
- the LOC126602409 gene encoding triphosphate tunnel metalloenzyme 3-like, translating into MSQIPKALMEVEVKLRLLDAAAHRQVTTLLAPFLVATHRQENLFFDGSKAELAARRAVLRLRFSDRSPLCAVTLKARAVLVQGVSRVEEDEEELDHSIGRACAAEPEKLMTAESRVLRRVREEFGVLGFVGLGGFRNVRDVYDWKGLKLEVDETKYDFGTCYEIECESADPEGVKVVLEDLLKENGVRYSYSEVSKFAIFRAGKLPVTE; encoded by the coding sequence ATGTCTCAAATCCCCAAAGCTCTGATGGAAGTGGAGGTCAAGCTCCGGCTCCTGGACGCCGCCGCCCACCGCCAAGTCACCACCCTCCTGGCGCCATTCCTCGTCGCCACACACCGCCAGGAGAATCTCTTCTTCGACGGCTCCAAAGCCGAGCTCGCGGCGCGCCGGGCCGTCCTCCGGCTACGATTCTCCGACAGGAGCCCTCTCTGTGCCGTGACGCTCAAGGCGCGGGCAGTGCTGGTCCAAGGCGTCAGCCGAGTTGAGGAGGACGAGGAGGAGCTCGACCATTCGATCGGGCGGGCCTGCGCTGCCGAGCCAGAGAAGCTGATGACGGCGGAGTCTAGGGTTCTGAGGAGGGTGAGAGAGGAATTtggggttttagggtttgtgggaTTGGGAGGGTTCAGGAATGTGAGGGATGTGTATGATTGGAAAGGCTTGAAATTGGAGGTGGATGAGACTAAGTATGATTTTGGTACTTGTTATGAGATTGAGTGTGAGAGTGCTGACCCTGAAGGAGTCAAGGTGGTGCTTGAGGACTTGTTGAAGGAAAATGGGGTTCGGTATTCTTACTCAGAAGTATCAAAGTTTGCAATTTTTCGAGCTGGGAAGCTGCCCGTTACCGAGTGA